DNA sequence from the Mesoaciditoga lauensis cd-1655R = DSM 25116 genome:
GGGAAAAAAGTCACATGGCTTCCCTCTTACGGACCAGAGATGAGGGGAGGAACAGCCAACTGTACGGTTGTAATAAGCGATGAAGATATAGGCTCTCCCGTTGTCGATATCCCTGATGTGGTCATCGCGATGAACATTCCATCCATGTTTAAATTTGAAAAAGAGCTGAAAAAAGATGGGATTTTGTTGTTAAATTCTTCTGTTATAGACAGAGACCCAACAAGAAAAGATGTAAAAGTGTTCAAAATAGACGCTAATAAGATAGCGGATGAAATAGGAAATGTGAAAGTGCTTAATATGGTAACTTTAGGGGCATTCGCAAAAGCAAGCGGCATTATAACGTTTGACTCTATCAAAAAAGCCCTTGAAGAAACTATGACAGGAAAAAAGAAAGTCTTTCTGGATATAAACATAAAAGCAGTTCAAGAAGGTATGAACAAGGTAGAAGAAGCTTAACAACAAACATAATAAAGAAAAATCCCTCTTACTAGAAGGGGGATTTTTTCTTTATTTCATGCTATTTGAAATGATACCTCCAATGAACTTTCCATTTAAAGACTCAAATGGATATGTTGAATGATGGTGAACAACTCATGTTGTACGTGAAAATTACAAAAATTTTCTATGAGAACATATGAGCAACATTTGACAACGCTTTTTGATTTAAACCCCGCTTTCCAAGCGATCAAGGCGATTTTTTTGAAGTCCTTGTCAAAACA
Encoded proteins:
- a CDS encoding 2-oxoacid:acceptor oxidoreductase family protein codes for the protein MATYSVIAAGFGGQGVMLMGKIIAEAAMHDGKKVTWLPSYGPEMRGGTANCTVVISDEDIGSPVVDIPDVVIAMNIPSMFKFEKELKKDGILLLNSSVIDRDPTRKDVKVFKIDANKIADEIGNVKVLNMVTLGAFAKASGIITFDSIKKALEETMTGKKKVFLDINIKAVQEGMNKVEEA